The genomic segment GAAGTCAATTTACGGCGGATATGGCTATTCACAATGTCATTGGAGACAGTTTTAGAGGTGCCACGTGGGTATCCATTCACAACGGTGGAGGTGTTGGCTGGGGCGAAGTCATCAATGGTGGATTTGGAATGCTTTTGGATGGGTCAGTGGCCTCTGATGTAAGGTTGGAAAGCATGCTATATTTTGACGTTAACAACGGTATCGCTAGGAGGGCATGGGCGCGAAACAAGGAAGCAAATCACGCACTGGATAGGGCGATGGCGGCCAATACATCGCTTATGGTAACTCGGGCGCAGCTGGTCGACGATACGATCATTGATAATTTATTTAAGGAATTGGAATGAGCCATTTGTTTAAACAAAAACAGTTATATGTTGCCGCAGACCGTTTCCGATGGAAAGGACGTGTAGACGGTGAAGATAAGGACTGGATGCGCTGGCACCAGTGGGTCAGCTGCGTTGATCTGCTGACAGTGCCAGATCTGGCTGGCGCATACAGCATTCTGGGCTTTTGCAGTGACGAGGGCGTGTCCCGTAACCTAGGACGGGCAGGCGCAAAAGATGGACCGGCTACGCTCAGAGATGTTCTTGCAAATTTGCCTGTGTATTTTTCAGATGAAGTAAAAGTAAAAGATTGTGGCGATATTTTGGTGATGGATAGTGATTTAGAATCTTCTCAAGAAGCATTGGGTCAAGCGTTGGCGACAGTGCTTCGTAGCGGCGGATTTCCGATCGTCTTTGGTGGCGGGCATGAGGTCACTTATGGACATTATCTTGGTATAAAGCAACACTTAGGGGGGAGCAGCCACAAAATCGGCTTTATCAATTTAGATGCGCATCTTGACATGCGCCCACTGCCTGGCGGTTTTGGGAACTCGGGCACTGGGTTTTATCAAATCGAACAGGATCTGAGAGCTATGGGAGCATCGTTTCATTATTTAGCGATCGGAATACAGCAGATCAGTAACACCAGAGGACTTTGTGACTATGCACAGACTAAGGGCGTACAGCTGATCCGGAGCGATGATCTGATTCCATCCAACTTGGAAAAACTACAAAACCAGGTACGAGCATTTGCTGCCGAAGTAGACTATCTTTACTTGACAATCGATCTGGACATGTTTGCTGCTCCGTACGCTCCAGGGGTGAGCGCACCGGCGTTCAATGGCGTTGTTCCGAACGAAATTTTTTTCGGTTTATTTGAAACACTCATCAAGCTGCCCAATTTAAGATCACTGGATATCGCAGAGTTAAATCCGCGCTATGATATTGATGGACGTACAGCTAAACTAGCTGCGGATCTGCTTTTTAAATTTGTGAACGGCGCCACTGATCGGCTATAGCATGAAGTACCAGTAATCTAAAATCGACAAACGCCGGTAGGGACAGTATAGTGCTTTCACGGCGCTTGTCGGTTTGTTTAGCTGCCCAGTTAGCAGCTACTTTTAGAAAAGTACGTCTGCAAGGTCGGCCTCCTTATCAAAAACGGACTTTGCAAAAGGACAGAGTGGGAGTATTTTTAACCCTTTCTCTCGGGCGAAGTCAACTGCTGCAGAGAGCATTTGCCTACCTAGCCCTTTGCCGGTATAGTTCTCACTAACCTCGGTATGGTCAATAATAAATTTTGTGGGACCAGCCCAGGTATAGGTCATCTGGGCCACAGATCTCCCTTGGTCTGTTACTTCGAAACTCCCATGTCTCTCCCCATCTTTTTGTATGACTTCCATTGATTATAATTTTTTGGTGTATCTATAGTTGATACAAATTAAGTAAATTCTGCTTAACACTTTCCCATGGCGTCGGCATTTTAATGGATATTACGTAGAACTGACCGAATTGTAGCTTTCCCATACTCCCTTTTGGCATTATTTGGTGGTATATTGTGAGGTTCTGAAATTTTGTTGGCAAACCTTTGTTTCGCTAAGAAAATTAGTATATTTGTTCAAGAAGTACTATGAATGAAAGCAAAAGACAAGAATTTGCCATTGTAGATATAGAAACTACAGGGGGCAATGCAAAATCGAGCCGCATTACCGAAATCGCAATCGTGGTACACGACGGCAATCGTGTGCTGGAACGCTGGGAAACATTAATAAATCCAGGTAAGGAAATCCCGAATTCTATTTTTGCGCTGACCGGTATCAATAATGATATGGTGAGGGATGCGCCATTGTTTGAAGACGTGGCATTACAAGTCTACACACTGTTGAAAGATCGTATTTTCGTGGCACACAATGTGAACTTTGATTATTCTTTTGTCCGCTTTCAATTGCAGGAAGCAGGGATAGAATGGTCGGCTATTAAACTGTGTACGGTACGTTATGCCCGAAAAATTAAGCCTGGGCTTTTATCCTATAGTTTAGGCCGTTTGTGCGACTATCTGGATATACCAATCCAAAACCGGCACCGTGCAGGTGGCGATGCTGATGCTACCGCAATTCTTTTTGCCTTTCTTCGGGCATTGGACACCGAACAGGTGTTTCAGGAGATGATTAAACATAAAGCAATCGCGCAACGCTTTCCGCCACATCTGGATTTAAAGGAGTTCGAACAGTTGCCAGATTCGCCAGGGGTATATTATTTTCATAATAAAGAGGGCAAAGTAATTTACGTCGGAAAAGCAATCAATATAAAAAAACGAGTGCAATCGCACTTCGCTGGCAATAATATTCAGGCACAACGGCAAAATTTTCTGAAAGAGATTTACCACATCAGTTTTGAATGTTGCGGTACAGAACTGATGGCACTGTTGTTGGAGTGCGCAGAGATCAAACGGCTCTGGCCTAAATTTAATCGCGCCTTAAAGCGGTACGAACCTAAATTTGGACTATTTTGCTATGAGGATCAAAATGGTTATTTACATCTTGCTATAGGCAAAATAACTCGGCAACAAGATTGTATTCAGTTATTTCATCGGGAATACGATGCAATTCAATTACTGCAGTCATTTATACGAAAAGGCGCCATAAATCCCCGTTTTTGTCAATTTGGCAGTGCAGGTATGGCGGGTCGGATAGCGCCACTAGGAGATCTGCCAGACCGCGAACTACATAATATGCATGTAGAGTGCTGTGTGGCCGAATGGTTAAAGCTGCGGCCTTCCTACGTCTTGGTGGATAAAGGTAGGAATGCAGAAGAGAGAAGCTGTATCGTAGTCGAAAATGGACGGTTTTATGGCATGGGATACATTGATGAACATAGTCAATGTAATGACCTGGAAAGTGTCAGAACGCAGGTAAAAGTGTATCAGAGTAATTATTACATGATGGAATTAATTAGCCAGGCGGCAGAAAGGTATCCTAATAAAGTGTATCCGCTTACTATGTCGGCCCCATCGTCAGTGGCAGCGGAAGGTGACAGCGAATATGACAAACTGACTTCCATGCGTCTTTTTTGATTTCTAGTTGCGTTGAATTTGAAAAAATATCATCAAACAAGGAGTATTCGTCATAATAATCTCACTAATGTGTTAAATAAATGTGAAATGGATAGTTGTCATTTTTTTTGGTCCAAAAGTTGAAATATCCTGTATGTAGAATATTAGATAGACTTTTCATAATTTAGGTTAATAATTGGTTAGTTTAGACCTGGGGCTCCCAACCTCAGGTCTTTTTTTGAATGAAAAAGTCCTCCCACTACAATTCTCTACCAAAAATGCACAAACAAATTATACAGTTATTTTAAATATGTGAATTTTTCTCTGCTGCATTTTTTTTACATGTCAATTTGCTCGTTTTCAGGTGAGTATGATTTGTCCCCCTTTTGTCCCCCTTTTCGTTTTTTCTCTGTGGAGTTAATTTATGTATTTTAGTTGACACATACTGTAACAGCGGAATTAGCAAAACGAATATGGGGTGTTTTCTAAGAGTAGCTACGGTATATCTTATCCATATCTTTATATAAAAAGGGCTTAGGCCCTTTTTTTTGGATATATGCAGTCCAAACTACGCCGCTGATTGCAATCAGTAGTGGTATAGGACGATCAACAGACGGGATTGTATGTCCATAAAAAAGAGCGTACAGAGTTTTTCTGGACGCTCTTTGAGCATATCAGTTTTCAAGCTGATTAAAAATTTGGTTTCAGCAGATATTTGTCGTAAAAACGGAATATATGATCAGCAGCTTCTTGTGCAGTATCAACAATACGATATAGCTTTAGATCTTCTTCGCTGATATATTTGTTGGATAACATAGTGCTCTGTACCCAATCCATCAGCCCCTTCCAATATTCGGAACCGACCAACACGATTGGAAAGCGAGCGATTTTTCCTGTCTGGATCAAAGTGATCGCTTCAAAGAGTTCATCCATTGTACCAAATCCTCCCGGCATAACAATATATCCCTGAGAATACTTCATGAACATTACTTTTCGTACAAAGAAGTACTTAAATTCCAATAATTTGTCCCTGTCTATATATTTATTGTGAAATTGTTCAAAAGGTAATTCAATGTTGAGACCTACTGATTTTCCGCCGGATTCATAAGCCCCTTTGTTGGCTGCCTCCATAATGCCGGGGCCGCCACCAGATATTATACCATAACCACGCTCAGTTAACAAGGCCGCGATATCGGTGGCCATTTTATAATATTTATGTTCTCGGGGTGTTCTTGCGGATCCAAATATAGATACACAGGGACCGATTTTAGCGAGTTTTTCGAATCCATCTACAAATTCTGACATGACCTTAAAGATCTGCCAAGAATCTTTTACTTTGATTTCCTGCCACGTTTTGTTCTCAAAGGCACGGATGATTTTATCTTCTTTTGTAATGTCCATAAATTACTTTATACATTAGTTTCTAAACCCTATTTTTTTCAAAAGGAATACAAGATAGCTATTTTTTTAAAACTAGCTACTTTTTGCGATTATTCTTACATTTGCATTATGAATTTTTCTTCGAAACTTCTTGAAAACGCGGTCGCGGAATTTGGTAAACTTCCCGGTGTGGGACAGAAGACTGCTTTACGGCTGGTGCTCCATTTATTAAAGCAGCCGGATCCAGACGTAGCACGTTTTACAGCGTCCATAGACCGTCTAAAGGAAGATATTCAGTATTGTCAGGAATGTTTTAACATTTCGGACCAAGCGATTTGTGACGTTTGTACGTCCTTCAAACGCGATAAGAGTTTAATTTGTGTGGTGGAGGATACGCGTGACGTAATGGCTATAGAAAATACGAATTCTTATCAAGGTGTCTATCACGTCTTGGGCGGACTTATCTCGCCGATGGACGGGGTCGGCCCTGCCGACCTGAAAATAGAGGGATTGCTCAACCGTTTGCAGCGGGGCGGAGTGGAAGAGGTGATTTTAGCCTTGTCCGCTACTATGGAGGGAGATACAACCATATTCTATCTTTATCGTAAATTACGGGAATTTAATATCAAAATCACAACGATCGCACGCGGCATTGCTTTTGGTGGCGAATTGGAATATGTTGATGAATTGACTTTGGGAAGATCTATCGCCACGCGGGTGCCCTACGAGCGTCATGTAGGCTGATCATTGTAGTTCAGATAGATCTGTTTGATATCTTCGTGCACTTTTCTGCCTTTGTCAATTTGCAGGCGTCTATATGCTCTATCTAGTATATGACTATTGCTTCTTCTATTTTTTAGTAGTTTAAGATAAGCTATTCTCCCAATTAGTGTTTTTTTGAGCCCCAAAAGCTTGCAAGAATAGCTGCCCAGCAAGTAATTATTATAATATAAGTGTATTTCACGCATCAGTGCTCTCTTAAATTTGCTTCTTGGATAAGCGGCATCGACCGGTTCTTGCATCAGCGCTCCAGCTAACGCTATGCTATCTTGGTCACCTTCTTTTTGTGTCATCGTCCAATAGTAAAGTGATTGGATGGCTTCTTCTTCTGTATCAGGTAATAAGGCCGGCGGTATCCCTAGCAATGTTCCAATATATTTCCATAGATGAAATACACCTTCAATTTCCTTATTTAAAATATTGAATTTCATTATTTTCAATCCCGTTATATAAACTAATGAAAAACCTAAATTTGTTGCGAGCATATCCCAGGTGTTTAAAGGAATGCCCCATTTGTCTATCGACCAGTTTTTTTGCTTTAGAATGAGCAACCGCGAAAAAGAATGAATGCAGCGAGTCAATAGGATAGCTTCAATACCGATACCGCCCGGCTTTAAAGCATTGTCGCCGGTGATGTCAACCCAGAACCTCACTGTCTCCGTCAGCCGTTTTACAGCACCCTTTTTTAACGCGCCCGTAAAAATGAGCGGCTTATTGATCGCACTCGACTCATAACCACCCATTAAGCAGTAATCTCTTAATACGATAAGTCCTGAGAGTCCTGAGCGGTGACATAGTTCGATGCCGTGTTGGATTTTTTTCCAGTCTAGCCATTTAGGTTCAAAAACCACGGTATCTAAAAATTCTGAGATCAACGTCCGATAAAAACTATCGACAGGTTTACCACGAAGATAATCACGGACAAGCTGCTGTCCTTTCGCAAAACCTATCTGCAAATGCAAGCGTTCGACAAGCTGGTCACAGACTTGGTCTCTTTCGTACAGGAGCGGTACAAGTTGATTTGCGTCGGAAAGAAGAGGTTTCACTTTCAACTTGCTTAGCAATTCTCTCCCTGTACCTTTGGACCAGTAGAATGCAAAAGATGTAGTATTGATTTGATAACGTTCGGGATTTTTCATCCAAAGAATTGTTGTTCTATTGAGTGTTCCAATAGGTATAATTTCCTATTAAATAGATTGTTTTGCTTGACTTTGTAAATTTAAAATCGATATAATCAGTTTGACAGGAAACACTATCGCTGCAACAGAACTGCCGAGCAACCAGAAAATGTAAACGGAAGGAACCTGTGTCAGACGCTTCGTCATATTGCATATTATTTATATGGTAATCGGTCAGCATCGGAGCTCCATCTTTGTCCATGTGCGCGATGACATGGTCGGCAATCTTGTCCGATTGTGTGGTTGTCAATAACTGCAGAAAATACGAATGATCCGATAGGTTCCTAACCTCTTGGTCAATTTGAAGTCTGAGTTGTAGAGCTGTAGTAGTCATTAGTATATTTAGCAGAGGATAAGCGTTTTCCAGTTTGGAATATATAGATTCAAAATGGCTTCTGTTTCTCCCTTCGTTTTTTTTGAGAATTTACAAAAAGCTTTTAAAATAATCAAATTCAACAGTCCGCTATCCGCATCCATGAGGCAATTTGAAAAATAAAGTTCGGTACCCACAATTTTATAATGACGTTTGCTC from the Sphingobacterium thalpophilum genome contains:
- a CDS encoding GNAT family N-acetyltransferase, with product MEVIQKDGERHGSFEVTDQGRSVAQMTYTWAGPTKFIIDHTEVSENYTGKGLGRQMLSAAVDFAREKGLKILPLCPFAKSVFDKEADLADVLF
- a CDS encoding exonuclease domain-containing protein, whose amino-acid sequence is MNESKRQEFAIVDIETTGGNAKSSRITEIAIVVHDGNRVLERWETLINPGKEIPNSIFALTGINNDMVRDAPLFEDVALQVYTLLKDRIFVAHNVNFDYSFVRFQLQEAGIEWSAIKLCTVRYARKIKPGLLSYSLGRLCDYLDIPIQNRHRAGGDADATAILFAFLRALDTEQVFQEMIKHKAIAQRFPPHLDLKEFEQLPDSPGVYYFHNKEGKVIYVGKAINIKKRVQSHFAGNNIQAQRQNFLKEIYHISFECCGTELMALLLECAEIKRLWPKFNRALKRYEPKFGLFCYEDQNGYLHLAIGKITRQQDCIQLFHREYDAIQLLQSFIRKGAINPRFCQFGSAGMAGRIAPLGDLPDRELHNMHVECCVAEWLKLRPSYVLVDKGRNAEERSCIVVENGRFYGMGYIDEHSQCNDLESVRTQVKVYQSNYYMMELISQAAERYPNKVYPLTMSAPSSVAAEGDSEYDKLTSMRLF
- a CDS encoding oxygenase MpaB family protein; this encodes MKNPERYQINTTSFAFYWSKGTGRELLSKLKVKPLLSDANQLVPLLYERDQVCDQLVERLHLQIGFAKGQQLVRDYLRGKPVDSFYRTLISEFLDTVVFEPKWLDWKKIQHGIELCHRSGLSGLIVLRDYCLMGGYESSAINKPLIFTGALKKGAVKRLTETVRFWVDITGDNALKPGGIGIEAILLTRCIHSFSRLLILKQKNWSIDKWGIPLNTWDMLATNLGFSLVYITGLKIMKFNILNKEIEGVFHLWKYIGTLLGIPPALLPDTEEEAIQSLYYWTMTQKEGDQDSIALAGALMQEPVDAAYPRSKFKRALMREIHLYYNNYLLGSYSCKLLGLKKTLIGRIAYLKLLKNRRSNSHILDRAYRRLQIDKGRKVHEDIKQIYLNYNDQPT
- a CDS encoding LOG family protein is translated as MTKEDKIIRAFENKTWQEIKVKDSWQIFKVMSEFVDGFEKLAKIGPCVSIFGSARTPREHKYYKMATDIAALLTERGYGIISGGGPGIMEAANKGAYESGGKSVGLNIELPFEQFHNKYIDRDKLLEFKYFFVRKVMFMKYSQGYIVMPGGFGTMDELFEAITLIQTGKIARFPIVLVGSEYWKGLMDWVQSTMLSNKYISEEDLKLYRIVDTAQEAADHIFRFYDKYLLKPNF
- the recR gene encoding recombination mediator RecR, which translates into the protein MNFSSKLLENAVAEFGKLPGVGQKTALRLVLHLLKQPDPDVARFTASIDRLKEDIQYCQECFNISDQAICDVCTSFKRDKSLICVVEDTRDVMAIENTNSYQGVYHVLGGLISPMDGVGPADLKIEGLLNRLQRGGVEEVILALSATMEGDTTIFYLYRKLREFNIKITTIARGIAFGGELEYVDELTLGRSIATRVPYERHVG
- the hutG gene encoding formimidoylglutamase, with protein sequence MSHLFKQKQLYVAADRFRWKGRVDGEDKDWMRWHQWVSCVDLLTVPDLAGAYSILGFCSDEGVSRNLGRAGAKDGPATLRDVLANLPVYFSDEVKVKDCGDILVMDSDLESSQEALGQALATVLRSGGFPIVFGGGHEVTYGHYLGIKQHLGGSSHKIGFINLDAHLDMRPLPGGFGNSGTGFYQIEQDLRAMGASFHYLAIGIQQISNTRGLCDYAQTKGVQLIRSDDLIPSNLEKLQNQVRAFAAEVDYLYLTIDLDMFAAPYAPGVSAPAFNGVVPNEIFFGLFETLIKLPNLRSLDIAELNPRYDIDGRTAKLAADLLFKFVNGATDRL